The genomic region CAGCGGTGCCAGCCAACGCGGTCTTGCTTGTTGCATCGTCGTCATCGCCGACCTCACTTCTTCGCCGCCTTGGCCGCGGCACGCTTCTGCTCAGCCACCTCGGCGGCATCCAGATAGCGGTAGGTCCGCGCCGTCGCTTCCATGCTCAGATTGCCGCTCTGCTGATCCTTGGTCGGCGCAGGCACGACCACCGCCAGGTTGTGAAGGGTCACGATGCGCGACAGGTTGGCGACGTCGGCCGCGAACGAACCTATGTCGTGATAGCGGCCCGAGACGCGCAGGCTGATCGGCTTTTCGGCGTAGTAGTCCTTCATGACTTCCTGACCAGGCCTGAACAGCTCGAACTGCAGGCCGCGCCCCAGGCCGGCCTGGTTGATGTCGGACAGCAGGGCGTCCATCTCGGCCTTGTTCGGCAGTTGCTTCTCGAGCTGCAGCACGTATTCCTCGACCTGGCTCTTCTGCTTGCGCAGCTCGGGCAGGTTCACTGCCTGTTTCAGTTTGGCCAGATATTGATCGCGCAACTTGGGTTCTTCGTCCTTGGCCGCATCGAGCCCGGTCTGCGCATCGGACAGCGCGAGCATCCAGCCTGCAACGCAGACCAGCGCGACGACGGTGATGAAGGCCGCCAGCTTGGGCAGCACCGGCCATTGACCCGGTTCGTTCGGATTGAGGCCGCGGAACTGCTCCGCGACACCTTCGAACCAGGCATTGACGTCAATATTGATGTTCTTGCTTGCCATGTGCTCAGGCCTTGTTCGGCGCGCCCTTCTTGGCGCCAGCATCAGGCTCGACCTGCGGCGTCTTGATCGACACCTTCATCGAGAACTCGAACAGTCGTCGCTGGTCCCGCGAGGTCGTGGTCAGATTGGCTTGCTTGATCTCGACCAGGTCGGCCTTCTCCAGCCAC from Pelomonas sp. SE-A7 harbors:
- a CDS encoding type 4a pilus biogenesis protein PilO, giving the protein MASKNINIDVNAWFEGVAEQFRGLNPNEPGQWPVLPKLAAFITVVALVCVAGWMLALSDAQTGLDAAKDEEPKLRDQYLAKLKQAVNLPELRKQKSQVEEYVLQLEKQLPNKAEMDALLSDINQAGLGRGLQFELFRPGQEVMKDYYAEKPISLRVSGRYHDIGSFAADVANLSRIVTLHNLAVVVPAPTKDQQSGNLSMEATARTYRYLDAAEVAEQKRAAAKAAKK